A section of the Leptotrichia buccalis C-1013-b genome encodes:
- a CDS encoding UDP-glucose--hexose-1-phosphate uridylyltransferase, with translation MNVYVEIEKLMEYSVKNGLVLPEDRILVTNLILDSIGIVDYVEFSSEERKEIEKYVENVKYPTEILDNITEWAARNGKLIANTTTFKDLLNAKIMGQILPRTSEISKVFWGKYGNENRESATDYFYEISKQSNYIRTDRIAKNMYWNYKNKYGELEITVNLSKPEKDPKEIAMAKNKVTTNYPKCLLCKENEGYSGHLNHPARQNHRIIKLDLNSEDWYLQYSPYTYYNEHSIVFSGTHRPMKIDKASFERLLKFVELFPHYMIGSNADLPIVGGSILTHDHFQAGRHEFPMEKANISEKIKFSGYEDIEAGIVNWPLSVIRLRGEKDRLVELADKILQNWIDFSCEKLNIFSHTDEERHNTITPIARYKNGKYELDLTLRNNLTTPEHPLGIFHPHSEHHNIKKENIGLIEVMGLAVLPGRLKYEMREIEELLNNCKNYDDAFGKMEKNENLKKHVEWLKIYMNDKNLSELLNRDVNLFLNSAVGETFSRVLEDCGVFKNDENGKAGFLKFIEKINEEI, from the coding sequence ATGAATGTGTATGTAGAAATAGAAAAATTGATGGAATATTCGGTAAAAAATGGATTAGTTCTTCCAGAAGATAGAATTTTAGTTACAAATTTAATTTTAGACAGTATTGGAATTGTTGATTATGTAGAATTTTCATCTGAAGAAAGAAAAGAAATAGAAAAATATGTGGAAAATGTAAAATATCCGACAGAAATACTAGACAATATAACTGAATGGGCAGCTAGAAATGGTAAATTGATAGCCAATACAACTACATTTAAGGATTTATTAAATGCAAAAATAATGGGACAGATCTTACCAAGAACATCTGAAATTTCAAAAGTTTTCTGGGGAAAATATGGAAATGAAAATCGTGAATCTGCAACTGATTATTTTTATGAAATATCAAAACAGTCAAACTATATAAGAACAGACAGAATAGCTAAAAATATGTACTGGAACTACAAAAATAAATATGGAGAACTGGAAATTACAGTAAATCTTTCAAAACCTGAAAAAGATCCAAAAGAAATCGCAATGGCAAAAAATAAAGTGACTACAAATTACCCAAAATGCCTGTTATGTAAAGAAAATGAAGGATATTCAGGACATTTAAATCATCCTGCAAGACAAAACCACAGAATTATAAAACTGGATTTGAATAGTGAGGACTGGTATTTGCAGTATTCGCCGTATACTTACTACAACGAGCATTCAATTGTATTTTCAGGAACACATCGTCCAATGAAAATTGACAAGGCGAGTTTTGAAAGACTGTTGAAATTTGTTGAGCTGTTTCCACATTATATGATTGGCTCAAATGCGGATTTGCCGATTGTAGGAGGATCGATACTAACGCATGATCATTTTCAAGCTGGAAGACATGAATTTCCGATGGAAAAGGCAAATATTTCTGAGAAAATAAAATTTAGCGGATATGAAGATATCGAAGCTGGAATTGTGAATTGGCCTTTGTCGGTTATAAGATTGAGAGGGGAAAAGGATAGGCTAGTTGAACTTGCAGATAAAATTTTGCAAAACTGGATTGATTTTTCTTGCGAAAAATTAAATATTTTTTCACATACAGATGAAGAACGGCATAATACGATAACGCCGATTGCAAGATATAAAAATGGAAAATACGAACTTGACTTGACACTAAGAAATAATTTAACAACACCAGAACATCCATTAGGAATTTTTCATCCCCACAGCGAACATCACAATATTAAAAAGGAAAACATTGGACTTATTGAAGTAATGGGACTTGCAGTTCTTCCTGGAAGATTAAAATATGAAATGAGGGAAATTGAAGAATTGCTAAATAATTGTAAAAATTATGATGATGCCTTTGGAAAAATGGAAAAAAATGAAAATTTGAAAAAACACGTAGAATGGCTAAAAATTTATATGAATGATAAAAATTTATCAGAATTATTGAATCGAGATGTGAATTTGTTTTTGAATAGTGCAGTTGGGGAAACGTTTTCACGGGTGCTTGAAGATTGTGGAGTGTTTAAGAATGATGAAAATGGAAAGGCTGGATTTTTGAAGTTTATTGAGAAAATAAATGAAGAAATCTGA
- a CDS encoding galactokinase, giving the protein MLEKLYNKFKNLFGYEAESKFFAPGRVNLIGEHTDYNGGHVFPCAIHRGTYALVKKRDDKKFRMYSENFENLGIIEFLLDNLVNEKKHKWVNYPKGVVRMFIEAGYKIDSGFDVLFYGNIPNGSGLSSSASIEIVTSIILKDLYNLDIDMVEMVKLSQKAENQFIGVNSGIMDQFAVGMGKKDNAILLDCNTLKYSYAPVILKDEVLVIGNTNKKRGLADSKYNERRAECEEALKDLQKELDIQSLGELSVEEFNKSEKLIKNEINRKRAKHAIYENQRTIKAQKELMEGNLEEFGRLMNESHVSLRDDYEVTGIELDTMVEITWNQEGVIGSRMTGAGFGGCTISIVKKDAVDKFIENVGKEYKEKVGLDADFYVVNISDGAKKL; this is encoded by the coding sequence ATGTTAGAAAAACTTTATAATAAATTCAAAAATCTTTTTGGTTATGAAGCCGAAAGTAAATTTTTTGCTCCAGGGAGAGTTAATCTTATCGGAGAGCATACTGACTATAATGGTGGGCATGTTTTTCCGTGTGCGATTCATAGGGGAACTTATGCTTTGGTAAAAAAGAGAGATGATAAAAAATTTCGTATGTATTCAGAAAATTTTGAAAATCTTGGAATTATTGAGTTTTTGTTAGATAATTTAGTAAATGAGAAAAAGCATAAATGGGTTAATTATCCAAAAGGTGTAGTAAGAATGTTTATTGAAGCTGGGTATAAGATTGATAGCGGATTTGATGTGCTGTTTTATGGGAACATTCCAAATGGTTCTGGACTTTCTTCTTCTGCTTCGATAGAAATTGTTACATCTATTATTTTAAAGGATTTGTATAATTTGGACATTGATATGGTTGAAATGGTAAAATTGAGCCAAAAAGCTGAAAATCAGTTTATTGGTGTAAATTCAGGGATAATGGATCAGTTTGCAGTTGGAATGGGAAAAAAGGACAATGCAATCCTGCTTGACTGCAATACATTAAAATATAGCTATGCACCAGTTATTTTAAAAGATGAGGTGCTTGTTATTGGAAATACAAATAAAAAACGTGGGCTTGCAGATTCAAAATATAATGAGAGAAGGGCTGAATGTGAAGAGGCTTTGAAGGATTTGCAAAAGGAGTTGGATATTCAGTCACTAGGGGAACTTTCGGTTGAAGAATTTAATAAAAGTGAAAAACTTATAAAAAATGAAATTAATAGAAAAAGGGCAAAACACGCTATTTACGAAAATCAAAGAACAATAAAGGCACAAAAAGAATTAATGGAAGGAAATTTGGAAGAATTTGGACGGCTTATGAATGAGTCTCATGTGTCGCTTAGGGATGATTATGAAGTTACTGGAATTGAACTTGATACAATGGTTGAAATTACTTGGAATCAGGAAGGTGTAATTGGCTCAAGAATGACTGGAGCTGGATTTGGAGGATGTACAATCAGTATTGTTAAAAAGGACGCTGTGGATAAGTTTATTGAGAATGTTGGAAAGGAATATAAGGAAAAAGTTGGGCTGGATGCTGATTTTTATGTTGTAAATATAAGTGATGGAGCGAAAAAATTATGA
- a CDS encoding DUF1385 domain-containing protein, giving the protein MKDKRVTVGGQAVVEGVMMRGPKAIATAVRKQDGSIVYKKITLTEKSNRWLKVPFVRGVIALYDAMVVGTKELIFASNQAGLEEEKLTDKQVGFTVMTSVLLGIAVFMWLPSAVGGFFFKDNVLKANIVEAVIKLVLFLGYIYGISFLKDIQRVFEYHGAEHKSIMNYEMEKELTPKNAKECTRFHPRCGTSFLLLVMFISILVFSTVDLFFKVPTGHFTMLLYKLVTRILFVPFVAGLSYEIQRWTSYHLDNIFAKIIAVPGMWLQKITTSEPDESQLEVAIVALNVALGNEVTNATEVFE; this is encoded by the coding sequence ATGAAAGATAAAAGAGTAACTGTTGGAGGACAGGCTGTTGTGGAAGGGGTTATGATGAGAGGACCTAAAGCGATTGCAACAGCTGTTCGTAAGCAGGATGGAAGTATTGTTTATAAAAAAATAACACTTACTGAAAAAAGTAATAGATGGTTAAAAGTGCCTTTTGTGAGAGGAGTTATTGCACTTTATGATGCAATGGTTGTAGGAACAAAGGAGCTTATTTTTGCGTCAAATCAGGCTGGACTGGAAGAGGAGAAATTGACGGATAAGCAAGTTGGTTTTACTGTTATGACATCAGTTTTATTAGGAATTGCAGTATTTATGTGGCTACCGTCGGCTGTTGGGGGATTTTTCTTTAAGGATAATGTTTTGAAGGCTAACATTGTGGAAGCTGTTATAAAATTGGTACTTTTCTTGGGATATATTTACGGAATTTCGTTTTTAAAGGATATACAGCGAGTTTTTGAATATCATGGAGCAGAACATAAAAGTATTATGAATTACGAAATGGAAAAGGAATTAACACCAAAAAACGCAAAAGAATGTACAAGATTTCACCCAAGATGCGGTACAAGTTTTCTTTTACTTGTAATGTTTATTAGTATTTTAGTATTTTCAACAGTTGACTTATTTTTTAAAGTTCCAACTGGGCATTTTACAATGCTGCTTTACAAATTAGTGACAAGAATATTGTTTGTACCATTTGTTGCTGGACTTTCTTACGAAATACAACGTTGGACAAGTTATCATTTGGATAATATTTTTGCAAAAATAATAGCTGTTCCAGGAATGTGGCTACAAAAAATTACTACAAGTGAACCTGATGAAAGTCAGCTGGAAGTGGCGATTGTGGCTTTGAATGTGGCATTGGGGAATGAAGTAACGAATGCGACGGAAGTTTTTGAATAG
- a CDS encoding alpha-galactosidase, with protein sequence MIKFNEKNREFHLYNEKISYVIGLLQNEQLGQYYFGKRIRHKDNFSHMFQRHKVEPSITPSVDGKGFTLDAIKQEYPVYGTSDYREPALSILQENGSRITNFVYKSHKIIDGKPQLKGLPAVYANTNDKVQTLEITLEDEVIQTELILSYTIFEEYPVILRNARIVNNGAEEINIEKIMSLSLDLPDSDYMIMQLSGSWARERHIIEREAKRGITLIDSKRGTSSALNNPFIGLRRKNATETEGEIIGLNLIYSGNFSAAVEVDQFDVTRLNIGINHFDFNWCLESGEEFQSPEAVLVYSDEGINGMSNTFHNLYKDNLIRGKFKNKTRPILLNSWEGVYFDFNEEKILKMAEGAKDLGVELFVLDDGWFGTRDDDFQGLGDWDVNLAKLPNGIKGLAEKINEMGLKFGLWFEPEMVNKNSNLYREHPDWILSTPQRHETQSRNQHYLDLSRPEVAEYVYESVAKNLRQANIEYVKWDMNRTMTEVFSYGREAKRQKETWHRYFLGLYSVLERLVTEFPDVLFESCASGGNRFDAGMLYYMPQTWTSDNSDAIDRLKIQYGTSIVYPVPAMGAHVSITPNHQTGRNTSLDIRGNVAMFGTFGYELNPKDLSEAEKGEIRIQIEEFKGYRELMTAGDFYRVKSPFDGNEVAWLMVSKDKKEAVVGYYRILMPVNNGLRRVRLTGLNPEFDYKVEKKKANSSKKIEFEKVGGDELMNFGLLVGTNDEHRNIEGDFYTELYHLKSE encoded by the coding sequence ATGATAAAATTTAATGAGAAAAACAGAGAATTTCATTTATACAACGAAAAAATAAGTTATGTAATAGGATTGCTTCAAAATGAGCAGCTAGGACAATATTATTTTGGAAAAAGAATAAGACATAAAGATAATTTTTCACATATGTTTCAGCGACATAAAGTAGAGCCGTCAATAACTCCGTCAGTAGATGGAAAAGGGTTCACGCTGGATGCAATAAAACAGGAATATCCTGTTTATGGTACAAGTGACTATAGAGAGCCTGCATTGTCGATTTTACAGGAAAATGGAAGCAGAATTACAAACTTTGTTTATAAAAGTCATAAAATTATAGATGGAAAACCTCAGTTAAAAGGGCTTCCAGCAGTTTATGCAAATACTAATGATAAGGTGCAGACTTTGGAAATTACATTGGAAGACGAAGTTATTCAGACAGAGTTGATACTAAGTTACACGATATTTGAAGAATATCCTGTAATATTGAGAAATGCAAGAATTGTAAATAATGGAGCAGAAGAAATAAATATCGAAAAAATAATGAGTCTTTCGCTTGATCTTCCAGATTCTGATTATATGATAATGCAGCTTAGCGGTTCGTGGGCAAGAGAGCGTCACATAATAGAGCGTGAGGCAAAAAGAGGAATAACTCTGATTGACAGTAAAAGAGGAACAAGCAGTGCCTTAAACAATCCATTTATTGGGCTAAGAAGAAAGAATGCGACTGAAACAGAAGGAGAAATAATTGGACTGAATCTTATTTACAGCGGAAATTTTTCAGCGGCAGTAGAAGTCGATCAGTTTGATGTTACAAGACTGAATATCGGAATAAATCATTTTGATTTTAACTGGTGCCTTGAATCTGGAGAAGAATTTCAGTCGCCAGAAGCGGTGTTAGTCTATTCAGATGAAGGAATAAATGGAATGAGCAATACTTTCCATAATTTATACAAGGACAATCTGATAAGAGGGAAATTTAAGAATAAAACACGTCCAATACTTTTAAACAGCTGGGAAGGCGTATACTTTGACTTTAATGAGGAAAAAATACTGAAAATGGCAGAAGGTGCAAAAGATTTGGGAGTGGAGCTATTTGTACTAGATGATGGATGGTTTGGAACTAGGGATGATGATTTTCAGGGACTTGGAGATTGGGATGTAAATTTAGCAAAATTGCCTAATGGAATTAAAGGGCTAGCTGAAAAGATAAACGAAATGGGACTTAAATTTGGGTTATGGTTTGAGCCTGAAATGGTAAATAAGAACAGTAACCTTTATCGAGAACATCCTGACTGGATTCTATCAACTCCCCAAAGGCATGAAACACAGTCAAGAAATCAGCATTATTTAGATTTATCAAGGCCAGAAGTTGCAGAATATGTTTATGAATCTGTAGCCAAAAACTTGAGACAAGCAAATATTGAATATGTAAAATGGGATATGAACAGAACAATGACGGAAGTATTTTCATACGGAAGAGAAGCAAAAAGACAGAAAGAAACATGGCACAGATATTTTTTAGGGCTTTATTCGGTTTTAGAAAGACTGGTTACAGAATTTCCAGATGTACTGTTTGAATCGTGTGCAAGTGGAGGAAATAGATTTGATGCGGGAATGCTTTACTATATGCCTCAAACTTGGACAAGTGACAATAGTGATGCGATAGACAGATTAAAAATACAATATGGAACTTCAATTGTATATCCAGTGCCAGCGATGGGAGCACACGTTTCGATTACTCCAAATCATCAGACAGGAAGAAATACTAGCCTTGATATAAGAGGAAATGTGGCAATGTTTGGAACATTTGGATATGAACTCAATCCAAAAGATTTGTCGGAAGCTGAAAAAGGTGAGATTAGAATACAAATTGAGGAATTTAAGGGGTATCGTGAGTTAATGACGGCTGGAGATTTTTATAGAGTGAAATCGCCTTTTGATGGAAATGAAGTGGCATGGCTTATGGTAAGTAAGGATAAAAAAGAGGCAGTTGTTGGATATTACAGAATACTTATGCCTGTAAATAACGGATTGCGAAGGGTAAGGCTTACAGGACTTAATCCAGAATTTGATTATAAAGTTGAAAAGAAAAAGGCAAATTCTTCTAAAAAGATTGAATTTGAAAAAGTTGGCGGAGATGAGCTTATGAATTTTGGACTTTTAGTTGGGACAAATGATGAGCATAGAAATATTGAAGGAGATTTTTATACTGAATTGTATCATTTAAAGTCTGAATAA
- a CDS encoding carbohydrate ABC transporter permease: MKIGYKDKSKFLIHFALILTALFMVIPFIWMLLTSFKTLPEALAVPPKIMPKSFHFKNYKDAVSLLPFFKFYFNTIIVIVIRVVVSTFFAAMAAYGFARIKFPGRDILFMFVLIQMMVPGQIFIIPQYLMVQRLGMLNSISALVFPGIVTAFGTFLLRQFFMGLPDELEEAAVIDGANKWQIFVHVMLPLARSGMISLSIFTALFAWKELMWPLIVNADIEKMPLSAGLAQLIGQFATNYPVLMAGSVLGIIPMIIIFVIFQKQFINGVALSGGK, from the coding sequence ATGAAAATAGGATATAAAGATAAAAGTAAATTTTTAATTCATTTTGCATTGATATTGACAGCTTTATTTATGGTAATTCCTTTTATATGGATGCTTCTTACTTCGTTTAAAACATTGCCTGAGGCTCTAGCAGTACCGCCAAAAATTATGCCAAAAAGTTTTCATTTTAAAAATTATAAAGATGCGGTAAGTTTATTGCCATTTTTCAAATTTTACTTTAATACAATAATAGTTATAGTTATAAGAGTCGTTGTTTCTACGTTCTTTGCGGCAATGGCTGCATACGGATTTGCCAGAATTAAATTTCCTGGAAGAGATATTTTGTTTATGTTTGTACTAATTCAAATGATGGTGCCTGGACAAATATTTATTATTCCGCAATATCTTATGGTGCAAAGGCTGGGAATGTTAAACAGTATATCAGCCTTGGTATTTCCAGGAATTGTAACTGCGTTTGGGACATTTTTGTTGAGACAGTTTTTCATGGGGCTACCTGACGAGCTGGAAGAAGCCGCTGTAATTGACGGAGCGAATAAATGGCAGATATTTGTTCACGTTATGCTGCCACTTGCAAGATCGGGAATGATTTCTTTAAGCATATTTACAGCTTTATTTGCTTGGAAAGAATTGATGTGGCCGTTAATTGTAAATGCGGACATTGAAAAAATGCCATTATCAGCAGGGTTGGCACAGTTAATTGGACAATTTGCGACAAATTATCCTGTACTTATGGCAGGTTCAGTGCTTGGAATCATTCCAATGATAATAATTTTCGTAATATTCCAAAAACAATTTATAAATGGAGTAGCATTAAGTGGTGGAAAATAA
- a CDS encoding ABC transporter substrate-binding protein encodes MKKLLMLFLIVMLMLLSCGKKGNKNELTFVIWDRQQEPAMSAIAREFEKENPGIKIKVQVIGWNEYWTKLEASATGGALPDIFWMHSTKFYDYASNNMLLEVDKNIDNGFKHYPEQLVKLYQFEGKQYAVPKDYDTIGVFYNKELFDKAGVPYPDGTWDWAEFLEVAKKLTKDGVYGFAAPLNVQEGFWNTMYQNDGYVLKDNKSGYDIQASQEAIQWWVDLSLKEKVSPTQKDFDEVEPFSMFTSEKVAMIQLGSWMVGGIEENPEFAKKIGVTYLPKGKKQATIYNGLAYAAAANTKNPEMVKKFLEFLASEKANRIQSEKVAAIPAYEGTQQAWIDHNKNMDLKVLVDQIKFGVIFPMSKEGAKWRVWEEEIFAPMFSGRVTVKDATTEYADKMNRLMKEEK; translated from the coding sequence ATGAAAAAACTATTAATGTTATTTCTAATTGTAATGCTGATGCTTCTTAGCTGTGGCAAAAAAGGTAACAAAAATGAGCTTACCTTTGTAATCTGGGATAGACAGCAAGAACCTGCAATGAGTGCGATTGCAAGAGAATTTGAAAAGGAAAATCCTGGGATTAAGATAAAAGTTCAGGTAATAGGATGGAATGAGTACTGGACAAAGCTTGAAGCATCTGCAACTGGAGGGGCATTGCCTGACATATTCTGGATGCATTCGACAAAATTTTACGACTATGCTTCAAATAATATGCTTTTGGAAGTTGACAAGAATATTGACAATGGATTTAAGCATTATCCCGAACAGCTTGTAAAACTTTACCAATTTGAAGGAAAACAATATGCAGTACCTAAAGATTACGACACAATTGGAGTATTTTACAACAAGGAGCTGTTTGATAAAGCTGGCGTTCCTTATCCTGACGGTACTTGGGACTGGGCAGAATTTCTGGAAGTTGCCAAAAAGTTGACAAAAGACGGAGTTTATGGATTTGCGGCACCACTTAATGTTCAGGAAGGTTTCTGGAATACGATGTATCAAAATGATGGATATGTGTTGAAGGATAATAAATCGGGGTATGATATACAGGCTTCACAGGAAGCAATACAATGGTGGGTTGACTTGAGCTTGAAGGAGAAAGTTTCTCCGACACAAAAGGACTTTGATGAAGTTGAGCCGTTCTCGATGTTTACTTCGGAAAAGGTGGCTATGATACAGCTTGGTTCGTGGATGGTGGGAGGAATTGAAGAAAATCCTGAATTTGCGAAAAAAATTGGAGTAACATATTTGCCAAAGGGAAAAAAACAGGCGACAATTTACAATGGACTTGCTTATGCAGCCGCAGCTAACACTAAAAATCCTGAAATGGTTAAAAAGTTTTTAGAATTTCTTGCTTCAGAAAAAGCAAATAGAATACAGTCAGAGAAAGTGGCAGCAATACCAGCTTATGAAGGAACACAGCAAGCGTGGATAGATCATAATAAAAATATGGATTTGAAAGTGCTTGTGGATCAAATAAAATTTGGTGTAATTTTTCCAATGTCTAAAGAAGGAGCAAAATGGAGAGTTTGGGAAGAAGAAATATTTGCACCGATGTTTTCGGGAAGAGTGACAGTAAAAGATGCAACTACGGAATATGCGGATAAAATGAACAGGCTTATGAAAGAAGAAAAATAA
- a CDS encoding carbohydrate ABC transporter permease, whose protein sequence is MKATKSKYLKNKKALDFSWGLFMIAPTMIGLFLLNIFPIFQTFYLSLTKTGTFGKSRFIGFQNYIDIFKDKMVMQSFANTFTYTIIVVPLGVFLSLVIAVLLNSKIKGKTIYRTLFFLPVVSAPAAVAMVWRWLFNSKFGLVNNMISSIGLKGPDWLLQPSTAMFAIIVVGIWSMIGYNMIILLAGLQEISPTFYEAAEIDGAGPVRQFFSITLPLVTPTLFFVVITTFIGSLQVFDVIYMMIDKKNEALPGVQSVVMLFYRYSFERNMKGYGSAIIVLLFLVILVITFIQLKLQKKWVHY, encoded by the coding sequence GTGAAAGCTACAAAATCAAAATATTTAAAAAACAAAAAAGCACTTGATTTTAGTTGGGGATTATTTATGATAGCTCCCACAATGATTGGATTATTTTTACTAAATATATTTCCGATATTTCAGACATTTTATTTGAGTCTGACAAAAACAGGAACATTTGGTAAATCGAGATTTATAGGATTTCAAAATTATATTGACATATTTAAAGACAAAATGGTAATGCAGTCTTTTGCAAATACATTTACTTATACAATTATTGTTGTTCCTTTGGGAGTATTTTTATCACTAGTTATCGCTGTACTTCTAAATTCAAAAATAAAAGGAAAGACAATTTACAGAACATTATTTTTCCTGCCAGTAGTTTCAGCCCCTGCAGCAGTTGCGATGGTATGGCGTTGGTTGTTTAACTCAAAATTTGGATTAGTAAACAATATGATAAGTTCGATAGGATTAAAAGGGCCTGACTGGTTATTACAGCCAAGTACGGCGATGTTTGCGATAATAGTTGTGGGAATTTGGAGCATGATTGGGTATAATATGATAATTTTGCTGGCTGGATTGCAGGAAATTTCTCCTACATTTTATGAGGCTGCTGAAATAGATGGGGCAGGACCTGTCAGACAATTCTTTTCAATAACTTTGCCATTAGTTACACCAACATTGTTTTTCGTTGTAATTACAACATTTATTGGATCACTTCAAGTGTTTGATGTAATTTATATGATGATTGACAAGAAAAATGAGGCACTGCCGGGAGTCCAGTCTGTGGTAATGTTATTTTACAGATACTCATTTGAAAGAAATATGAAGGGTTATGGATCGGCAATTATAGTTTTACTTTTCCTTGTGATACTTGTAATAACGTTTATTCAGTTAAAACTTCAGAAAAAATGGGTGCATTACTAA
- a CDS encoding ABC transporter ATP-binding protein, whose translation MAEVRLKKVEKQYPNGFKAVHGIDLDIKDGEFMVFVGPSGCAKSTTLRMIAGLEDITGGEVYIGDRLVNNVPPKDRGISMVFQNYALYPHMTVYENMSFGLKLKKTPKDEIDRRVREAAEKLEITELLDRKPKEMSGGQRQRVALGRAIVRNPDVFLFDEPLSNLDAKLRVSMRLRITQLHKELKTTMIYVTHDQVEAMTMGDRITVMRSGKIMQVDTPLNLYHYPANKFVAGFIGSPTMNLIDGELKEENGKIYFSLDGTLIEILGEKANKLKSHIGKKVTFGMRPESITVAEKEDSVSKKGKVSVVEQMGNEEYIYFSLGNYQLTCRMNVEGIDDLSNQKVEKIFRFDTTKAHIFDIETEENISL comes from the coding sequence ATGGCTGAAGTAAGATTAAAAAAAGTGGAAAAACAATATCCAAATGGTTTTAAGGCAGTTCATGGAATAGATTTAGATATAAAAGATGGGGAATTTATGGTGTTTGTAGGACCTTCAGGCTGTGCAAAGTCAACAACTTTGAGAATGATTGCAGGACTTGAAGACATTACTGGTGGAGAAGTTTATATAGGCGACAGACTAGTTAATAATGTTCCTCCAAAAGACAGAGGAATATCAATGGTTTTCCAAAATTATGCGCTTTATCCACATATGACAGTTTATGAAAATATGTCTTTCGGGTTAAAATTGAAAAAAACTCCAAAAGATGAGATAGATAGACGTGTGAGAGAAGCCGCTGAAAAGCTTGAAATTACAGAATTATTAGATAGAAAACCTAAAGAAATGTCAGGTGGACAAAGACAAAGGGTAGCTCTTGGAAGAGCAATTGTGAGAAATCCAGATGTATTCCTGTTTGATGAGCCGCTTTCAAATTTGGACGCAAAATTAAGAGTATCAATGAGACTAAGAATTACACAGCTTCACAAAGAACTAAAAACAACGATGATTTACGTAACGCATGATCAGGTTGAGGCAATGACAATGGGAGATAGAATAACAGTAATGCGTTCAGGAAAAATAATGCAAGTTGATACGCCATTAAATTTATACCATTATCCAGCCAACAAATTTGTTGCAGGATTTATCGGATCTCCAACAATGAACCTTATTGATGGGGAATTAAAAGAAGAAAACGGAAAAATATACTTTTCATTAGACGGAACATTAATAGAAATTTTAGGAGAAAAAGCCAATAAATTAAAATCACACATAGGAAAAAAAGTTACATTTGGAATGCGTCCTGAAAGTATAACTGTTGCTGAAAAAGAAGACAGTGTTTCTAAAAAAGGAAAAGTGAGCGTTGTGGAACAAATGGGAAATGAAGAATATATTTATTTCTCGCTAGGAAATTATCAGCTGACTTGTCGAATGAACGTGGAAGGAATTGATGATTTGTCAAATCAGAAAGTAGAAAAAATATTTAGATTTGATACGACAAAGGCACATATTTTTGATATAGAAACTGAAGAAAATATAAGTTTGTAA
- a CDS encoding AraC family transcriptional regulator: MLKKDKKWILNVFDFEKPFPMVFIRAIGRHSISDKSYYWDSSTRKDKNFCLFQYTLNGQGEIKIGNKTYSQRKDEAFFITIPGNHAYYLPQNSNFWEVLYIEFSIEADEFVKNLTNLNNNSIYKLQKNSKLLNLIWEFYYASINNEITDIYKCSQYAYNILFEFSSLFVTKKEKNSELIKEIKKYIKKNYQKPISSEDISRYVNVSKSHLTRKFKAETNISPGQYLIQTRLTKARELLLDTDSSIEKISDYVGFSCANYFSKAFRHKFKISPTEYRNYYKNYYKVNFVTEK; this comes from the coding sequence ATGCTAAAAAAAGATAAAAAATGGATTTTGAATGTTTTTGATTTTGAAAAACCTTTTCCAATGGTTTTCATTCGTGCAATCGGACGGCACAGCATAAGTGACAAGTCTTATTACTGGGACAGCTCAACTAGAAAGGATAAAAATTTCTGTCTTTTTCAGTACACATTAAACGGACAAGGCGAAATAAAAATCGGCAATAAAACCTATTCCCAAAGAAAAGACGAAGCCTTTTTCATCACAATTCCTGGTAATCATGCTTACTATTTACCACAAAACTCGAATTTCTGGGAAGTTTTATATATCGAATTTTCAATTGAAGCCGATGAATTTGTAAAAAATCTGACAAACCTAAACAATAACAGCATTTATAAACTTCAAAAAAATAGTAAGCTGCTAAATCTTATCTGGGAATTTTACTATGCTTCCATAAACAATGAAATAACAGATATCTACAAATGCTCGCAATATGCCTACAATATTTTATTTGAATTTTCATCATTATTTGTAACGAAAAAAGAAAAAAATTCAGAATTGATAAAGGAAATAAAAAAATATATCAAAAAAAATTATCAAAAGCCAATTTCCAGCGAGGACATTTCCCGCTACGTAAACGTTTCAAAATCTCACTTAACAAGAAAATTCAAAGCCGAAACCAATATTTCACCAGGGCAATATCTAATCCAAACTCGCCTTACAAAAGCAAGAGAACTTCTTCTTGATACCGATTCCTCAATTGAAAAAATTTCCGACTATGTAGGTTTCTCCTGTGCAAATTATTTCTCAAAGGCTTTTCGGCATAAATTCAAAATTTCCCCAACAGAATATAGAAATTATTACAAAAATTACTATAAAGTCAATTTTGTTACAGAAAAATAG